The Streptomyces sp. ICC1 DNA window TCCCCGACCTCGTCCGCGACCGGGTGGCCGGGGTGGTGCTGGTCGGCACCTCCAGCGGCCGCCTGGGCGAGGTCACGTACGGGCTGCCGTCCGTGGGCTTCGGTGCGGTGCGCAGGATCCTGCCCGGCGTGCTCAAGGCGCTCGGCTCCCAGGTGGAGCTGGTGGAGAAGGGCCGGCGGGCCACCGCCGACCTGTTCGCCGGCATGGTCAAGATGTACTCCTTCGCCTCGCGCGACGTGGACCCGGGCGTGGCCCGCTTCGCCGAGCGGCTGATCGAGGGCACCCCCATCGACGTGGTCGCCGAGTTCTATCCGGCCTTCGGGGCGCACGACAAGACGGCCGCCCTCCAGCGGTTCGCGGACATCCCCGTCACCGTCATCGCCGGGGACCGGGACATGGTCACACCGCCCGACCACAGCCGGGCCATCAAGGAGGCACTGCCCTCCGCCGAGCTGGTGGTGCTGGAGTCCGCCGGGCACCTGATGATGCTCGAACACCCGGAGACCGTGACCCGGCTGCTCACCGAGCTGCTGGCGCGCACCGGGGTGGTGCCGGCAGCGGCTAACGTTGGCGGGCATGGAAGAAGCACCGCAGACGCCTGACACCGAAGCGCACGTCACCGTCGGCTCGCCCGACGCCATGCAGGACCTCGGGCGCCGGATCGCCGCGCTGCTGCGCCCCGGCGACCTCGTCCTGCTGACCGGGGAGCTCGGCGCGGGCAAGACCACCCTGACCCGGGGCCTCGGCGAGGGCCTCGGCGTGCGCGGGGCGGTGACCTCGCCGACCTTCGTGATCGCCCGGGTCCACCCCTCGCTGACCGGCGGTCCGGCGCTGGTGCACGTGGACGCGTACCGGCTGGGCGGCGGGCTGGACGAGATGGAGGACCTGGACCTCGACGTCTCGCTGCCCGAATCCGTGGTCGTCGTGGAGTGGGGCGACGGCAAGGTCGAGGAGCTGTCCGACGACCGGCTGCACGTGGTGATCCGCCGGGCGGTCGGCCACGAGGAGGTCCTCGACGACGTGCGCGAGGTCGCGGTCCGCGGGGTCGGGGCGCGCTGGTCCGCCGGAGCCGGTCTGGAGAGCCTCGCGGGCGTCCTCTCGGAGTGACGCCCGGGGCAATCGTTCCGACAACGCGTCGGCAAAATATTGCGCAGGTGGCAGCCCCCGTGGTCACATGGTACCGAGGGCTGGTTAGGCGTACCTAAGTACGGGCTGGCCCCGGCCAGGAGGCAGCCATGTCGACAGCAGGAGCAGCGCGCGTCCCCCGTACGTCCGGCGTGACCATGGGGGCCCTGCTCGCCGCGGGCGCCGCCGCCAGCGCCGTGTCCACGCCGCCCGCGCGCGAGCACGCGCAGGACCCGGTTCCGCTGTGTGGAGGGGCCGGGGACGCGGAACAGGCCGCTCCGGAGTCCGAAGCGGCCTGAGGCGGAGACCGGGGTCCCCCGTACGAGTGAAGCCAGTGTGTCGCGGCCCGGTCAGGGAACGACGACGACCTTCGAGCCGATCGTCGCGAAGGCCCACATCGCGTCGCCGTCCGCGCGCGTCATGCGCACGCCGCCGGTCTTCTTGGCCGGGTCGGGCGTCGGCAGGGTGTTGTCCACCCGGGCGCTGAAGCCGACCACGACCCCCTGCGCGCTGGCGAACCGGACCACGTGCTCGATCGGAACCCCGTCCGAGCCGGTCACCGTGCCCGCGCGGGAGTCCACCGTGTACTTGCCCGGAGCCGGATTGACCGTGCTCGGCACCACCGCGAACGACTTCGGCTCCTGCCCTTCGGCGGCGACCAGCCACACGCGCTTGGAGCCCACGGAGTAGACGACGCGCACCCCGGATCCCGAACCGGCCGGCAGGGCCACCGGCTTCCCCGGGTCGACCTTGGCGGCACCGGACTCGCTCGGAGCGGGCACGGGGGTCTGCGCGGCGGCCTTCGGCGGAAGGGCGGGGGCGGTGGCGTGTGCCTGGTAGCCGAGGAAGCCGATGACGGCGAGCGCCCCGGCGGTGAGCCCGGCCACGATTCCCGAGCTGCTGCGTGCCACCTTGCTCCACCTCTCCGCATGGTCCGATGTCGTCGAACGGCCGGCTCCGTCGCCCGTCGAACGATCAGCTGTACGCGTCGTCGAACGGTCGAGCCCCGAGACCTGGGTCGAAGGTAGCAGCCGGGGTGCCCGTAGACCGGCCGCAAGGGCCCGGGGCCCCGGAGTCGTAGGCTGTTCGCGTGCTCTTGCTCGCTGTAGATACCGCCACGCCCGCCGTCACCGTCGCCCTGCACGACGGCGAGTCCGTACTCGCCGAGTCGAACCAGGTCGACGCCCGCCGCCACGGGGAGCTCCTGCTGCCCTCCGTCGACAAGGTCCTCGCCGAGGCGGGGCTCACGCTCGAAGCCGTCACCGGCATCGTCGTCGGCGTCGGCCCCGGCCCCTACACCGGACTGCGGGTCGGCCTCGTCACCGCCTCCACCTTCGCCTCCGTCCTCGGCGTGCCCGTGTACGGGCTGTGCACCCTCGACGGGCTGGCCTACGCGGCCGGCGCCGCCGGGATCGAGGGCCCCTTCACCGTGGCCACCGACGCACGGCGCAAGGAGGTCTACTGGGCCCGCTACGAGGACCCGCTCACCCGGGTCGGGGACCCGGCGGTGGACCGGCCGGCCGACATCGCCGAGCGGGTCGCCGGACTGCCCGCCGTCGGGCAGGGCGCGCGGCTCTACCCCGAGGTGTTCACCGACGCCCGCGACCCCGAGCACCAGTCGGCCGGCGCCCTCGCGGCCCTGGCGGCGCGGCGGCTCGCCGCCGGCACGGCGTTCGAGAACGTCGAGGGCGCGCCCCCGGCCCCGCTCTACCTGCGCCGGCCCGACGCCCAGG harbors:
- a CDS encoding alpha/beta hydrolase — protein: MSENWRKAGWAGAAIGVIAAGAAAGVAVERITVGRGMRMKARLALDATGDYGSLRGAPGTAWAEDGTALYYEVDELPEEGKRRRLRRKAPAQPTVVFCHGYCLAQDSWHFQRAALRGLVRAVYWDQRSHGRSARGLAQADGEPVTFEQLGHDLAAVIAAAAPEGPLILVGHSMGGMTVMGLADQFPDLVRDRVAGVVLVGTSSGRLGEVTYGLPSVGFGAVRRILPGVLKALGSQVELVEKGRRATADLFAGMVKMYSFASRDVDPGVARFAERLIEGTPIDVVAEFYPAFGAHDKTAALQRFADIPVTVIAGDRDMVTPPDHSRAIKEALPSAELVVLESAGHLMMLEHPETVTRLLTELLARTGVVPAAANVGGHGRSTADA
- the tsaE gene encoding tRNA (adenosine(37)-N6)-threonylcarbamoyltransferase complex ATPase subunit type 1 TsaE encodes the protein MEEAPQTPDTEAHVTVGSPDAMQDLGRRIAALLRPGDLVLLTGELGAGKTTLTRGLGEGLGVRGAVTSPTFVIARVHPSLTGGPALVHVDAYRLGGGLDEMEDLDLDVSLPESVVVVEWGDGKVEELSDDRLHVVIRRAVGHEEVLDDVREVAVRGVGARWSAGAGLESLAGVLSE
- the tsaB gene encoding tRNA (adenosine(37)-N6)-threonylcarbamoyltransferase complex dimerization subunit type 1 TsaB, which codes for MLLLAVDTATPAVTVALHDGESVLAESNQVDARRHGELLLPSVDKVLAEAGLTLEAVTGIVVGVGPGPYTGLRVGLVTASTFASVLGVPVYGLCTLDGLAYAAGAAGIEGPFTVATDARRKEVYWARYEDPLTRVGDPAVDRPADIAERVAGLPAVGQGARLYPEVFTDARDPEHQSAGALAALAARRLAAGTAFENVEGAPPAPLYLRRPDAQVPKNYKVVTPQ